From one Triticum urartu cultivar G1812 chromosome 3, Tu2.1, whole genome shotgun sequence genomic stretch:
- the LOC125543344 gene encoding cytochrome P450 71A1-like, which translates to MDASSPFALLHSPLLLLTLLVPIFVSFLLFLTEKPGPSRSNGGARLPPSPWGIPVLGHLPLLGSLPHRKLRSLAEAHGPVMLLRLGGVPTVVASSADAALEVMKTHDLAFASRPAVRMAERLLYGRDMAFAPYGQYWRQARRVCVLHLLSARRVASFRRVREQEAGALVDRVQRAAACCSRPEDNVVNLTDELISYTSAVISRAAFGDDGRYGIDDDLTEVFAEFEELLGTATVGEFVPWLAWVDTLMGLDAKVARARKVMDGLLERVISDHRQRRLGRGRRLVGDGEDDHRDFVDVLLDVSEDDGEDSGGVRFDTVGIKAIILDMFAAATDTTYTTLTWAVAELINNPSEMHKLQDEVRAAVNGAGHVTEDHLEKMSYLRAVIRETLRLHAPLPLLLPRETLEDTELLGYRVPARTRVVINAWAIGRDPATWERAEEFVPARFADGPAEYVLGQDFRFVPFGAGRRGCPGVGFAVPSIDLALASLLYHFDWELPAAAAGAKLDMSELYGLSVRLKATLHLVAKPWTRGLLELHLPPWTRLWDCLKKQK; encoded by the exons ATGGACGCCTCGTCGCCTTTTGCATTGTTGCATTCACCCCTGCTCCTCCTCACCCTGCTCGTGCCGATCTTCGTCTCtttcctcctcttcctcaccgAGAAGCCTGGTCCATCCCGCAGCAATGGCGGCGCGCGCCTGCCTCCGTCGCCATGGGGCATTCCCGTCCTTGGCCACCTCCCTCTTCTCGGTTCCCTGCCGCACCGGAAGCTCCGGTCCCTGGCCGAGGCGCACGGCCCCGTCATGCTCCTGCGCCTCGGCGGCGTGCCCACCGTCGTGGCCTCCTCGGCGGACGCGGCGCTGGAGGTCATGAAGACCCACGACCTGGCCTTCGCCAGCCGCCCCGCGGTGCGCATGGCGGAGCGCCTCCTGTACGGCCGCGACATGGCCTTCGCCCCCTACGGGCAGTACTGGCGGCAGGCGCGCCGCGTGTGCGTGCTCCACCTCCTCAGCGCCCGCCGCGTGGCCTCCTTCCGCCGCGTCCGGGAGCAGGAGGCCGGCGCCCTGGTCGACCGCGTCCAGCGCGCTGCTGCCTGCTGCTCGCGGCCCGAGGATAACGTCGTGAACCTGACCGACGAGCTCATATCCTACACCAGCGCCGTCATCTCGCGGGCCGCGTTCGGCGACGATGGCAGGTACGGGATCGACGACGACCTGACGGAGGTGTTCGCCGAGTTCGAGGAGCTGCTGGGCACGGCCACGGTGGGGGAGTTCGTCCCGTGGCTGGCGTGGGTGGATACGCTCATGGGGCTGGACGCCAAGGTGGCACGGGCGCGCAAGGTGATGGACGGGCTCCTCGAGCGGGTCATCTCCGACCACCGCCAGCGGCGTCTCGGCAGAGGACGGCGGCTCGTTGGCGACGGGGAGGACGATCACCGGGACTTCGTGGACGTGCTGCTGGACGTCAGCGAGGACGATGGAGAAGACTCCGGGGGTGTCCGGTTCGACACGGTCGGCATCAAGGCCATTATCCTG GACATGTTCGCCGCGGCCACCGACACGACCTACACGACTCTGACATGGGCCGTGGCGGAGCTCATCAACAACCCATCCGAGATGCACAAGCTCCAGGACGAGGTTCGCGCGGCCGTCAATGGCGCCGGCCACGTCACCGAGGACCACCTCGAGAAGATGAGCTACCTGAGGGCCGTGATCAGGGAGACGCTCCGGCTGCACGCGCCCCTGCCGCTCCTCCTGCCCCGGGAGACGCTGGAGGACACGGAGCTGCTGGGCTACCGCGTCCCGGCGCGGACGCGCGTGGTGATCAACGCGTGGGCCATCGGCCGCGACCCGGCGACGTGGGAGCGCGCCGAGGAGTTCGTCCCGGCGAGGTTCGCGGATGGCCCGGCGGAGTACGTCCTGGGGCAGGACTTCAGGTTCGTGCCCTTCGGCGCCGGAAGGAGGGGCTGCCCCGGCGTCGGCTTCGCCGTGCCGTCGATCGACCTGGCGCTCGCCAGCCTGCTGTACCATTTCGACTGGGAActgccggcggcggcggccggggcgAAGCTGGACATGAGCGAGCTGTATGGGTTGTCCGTCCGGCTCAAGGCCACGCTGCATCTGGTTGCTAAGCCGTGGACCCGTGGTCTCCTTGAGCTGCACCTGCCACCGTGGACACGACTTTGGGATTGCTTGAAGAAACAGAAATGA